The genomic DNA TtagtaacataattataaaacaaCAACAATATAACAAGAACAAAAACTACGTACGTAAagtttacaatttatttagttGTCAATCTATACATTGTTTTCAGGTCGTGGTTGTCTTTTTAACGTAAGACGGGATCCTATAGAAAGCCATGATCTTTGGGATAAGGAACATAAAGTTGCTGTGACGTTGACCAAGCGTGTCCTGGGTCTTTGGGCTATGCAAGACAAAAGAGGTCCTACAAATATACAAGTTCAAGCTGATCCAGCCAACTTTGACTACGTATGGACTCCTTGGATTCACGATGGCAGTGAGGGAAACTCTGGTACACAAAGCAACAGGAACTCAACATCAGAAAGTTTAGCTAATTGCGATAACAAGAGGCTATTAAgacatttattatgtaaactaaaaggtaagtttttcttttattatgttgttatcataccaaaaaaataattacagcgGTTAATTTggacttaaattaaaaatgttttcattttcagttaccggCCATGGAATTAATTAGAAATGTAACTTCTGCATGGTTAGATGCGTACTTAATTGTTGAcattaatacaaataaaaaacagcTTTGACTAGAGCAAAAGTGTTATTAGTATTACTCATCATTActatttaatgatttatttactgATACTTTATTAACGACGTTtgttaagaaataaataaattactataaaTACAAACTTGTATTTATTAACAATTTTCAGCACGGTTAAACATATTTTGACAGACTGAATAATGTAAGTacgttaaaaatttaattttgttctttTTGCGTCGCAATGATGTTGAAACGatctaaacaataaaattagtgtacctacctaactattAGGTTTTCTCAATGGTATCACTCGGaactctttaaaatatttatatgctACCGGCAAAAAAAATACCACATATTACGCGTACTTTAACTTGCCTCCATAGTAAGAGCTGTAGagtttcgttttattatttaatacaataatacaTAATCTGTGCCGGTCCACCTAGCTTTTATTTCAGCTTTtgctttaatattatgtaaatcattCCAAAAagggtttttagggttccgtacctcaaaaggaaaaaacggaacccttataggatcactttgttgtccgtccgtccgtctgtcaagaccctttatctcaagaacgcgtgatcgtatcaagctgaaattcacatgaaatactcaggtctattgtccctttaagctgtgaaaatatcaaacttctaagccaagccaatcaaaagatacagccgattatgtcgatattttcaacaaattttcgacactcgcaaaggaatcaaaacctacaggatacttcccgtaaactcagaaacttgaaatttggcataaagcattgtcatataatgcaaatataggaaaaattgcgaaaatcacatttttttagttatataatataataaaaatattttaataaaatgaaacttactaccttatttctcacgaaggaataaaggtatcaaattgaaatttataccaaatacctagacctattgtccctttaagaagtaaaaaaatcaaacttctaagttaacgcgatcaaaagatacagcagtttataccgacaccacctacgaatttccgtcacacgctagggaatcaaaacctacaaggtacttcctgtgaactcagaatcttgaaattcggcacgaagcaacgttatatagtacagataaaggaaaaattgcgaaaatgataaatttgaagttatataaaatttaaaatattatttttgcttacatgacataaaatatttttttaataattataaacttactacctaccctttttcacatgaacgcgtagagatattaaagttgaaattcatatcaaacacttcttaaatctaattgcctctaaactgtgagaaattctaaatcaacgcaaaaattcaaaacgctgaggtaggtaggtacctacctataatgcaaatataggaaaaataaataaataaaaaataatcataccgcatattttgaaattcgccactactcgcaacggaatcaagtaagtaatttgatttaatacgtcataaattgtaaaccgctacgtttgtacggcggaaccctcggtgtgcgagcccgactcgcacttggccggttttttatttaagacacgccaataaaagttataaataCAAAAACCAAGTTAAACAACACgccaataaacatttattagttttacatatcattttattattaaattattagttTACTTATCATgcttaataaattatgttttattttttcataaatataaaattaaacattATGTTTTGCAGTCAAAAACTAAATGTGTACTTAAACATTGCAACTTAATGTGGAAGTCAGTATAAAATATCATACTGACTTCCAAATTTTTCATTCACACatttcgtcgcttgcctctctaactggcgtaactgacattttgctaaattttcaggcgattagacagatcgattcgtcttgcgaaattgattaagatggtgtagataactcagtttcgaaaaaaaaattcagatacgtcagttagagaggcaagcgacgatttgTTACCAATAATTCTTTGGACTTGATTGTATTAAcaattctaaaaaaaattaaagaagtctGCAATCTTACTGAAAACACCTGAAATTATTTTGGCTAGGATATTAAAttcatataattttttatcTACGGCGGCGTAGAATACTAGCACTCCTTCAGCCGAGAACGCTGTGGGTTTAGTCTTAGTCAAGCCAAAATTTTGAGGGCTTCTTATACTTGTGCcgtttgaataaataaaatatggaacATCGTCAGCTAAAACGAATATGCCTTCGACGTCTGCAACTAGAGCAGGTATCTTTATCATGACCATTTTGCTTGGATTTTTCGGTAAACCTTCAATTTTGTTCACACGCTGATCCTTCACCTGATACACATTCTTCTcgttatcataataataaagattatCAACCTTATCTAACACTATTTCCTGAGCATTTTTTACTCGGTTGTCCACGTCTAATTTACTTCCGTTATCAGAAATTTTGTATAAATCATGATTTTTAGTAAGCGCGTAAATAATACCACTGCTGTTTTCTACAGCCAGTGAAATAATACCCTCGTTCAAATTTCCATATTTAtaggctttattttctttacGATTGTACGTATATATTCCTTCTTTGCaagcaaaaaaaactttacctTCTGCATCGCCATCTATGTCTTTGCCGTTGTCATGTAACTTCGTTGTACTGTTTTCAACAATAACGTACAATCCTTGATCTATTTTACTACCATCATTATTAATATCAGCTTCTAGAAAAAACACAACTCTTTTCTGTAATTCTTCCATTAACGGCAGCGATGGATATATTTTAACGATGTCATGTTGTCCTTGGTATATAACCATTTCATCTGGATCATTCTTTGTTTTTGTTGGACTGGCATTAATAGCAAGTACATAATGAAGAGCTATCACAAAGATAGCTATGAATTTCATGTTTAACctgtaaacaaaatattaacctGTAAACAAACATTTCTGCACATCGTGACCCGATAACGGGGTTAAAACATTGTTTAATCGTGACAATATCGGGACAATTTCAACAATAACCTATTTCgataataaaacacattatttaGTTTTCGTAACTTTATAAGCTCCGCACTCATAGGTTTTTGAAATCAAGGAAATATTAATCTCTACTCTCGGGAAGAAGTAAGTAatgaatcccatcaaaaacaatacttgtcaaaaaaaccaagtctcgcaactcagttgttctacggtaaaaagttgtgagatccatgtaataccaagtccaggccaggaaatctttaacgttttacataaattattgacttggccatcgcactaaataatttaatttacacgtgttttcatgcgatggccaagtcaatatatttatgtaaaacgttaaagatttcctggcctggacttggtattacatggatctcacaactttttaccgtagaacaactgagttgcgagacttggtttttttgacaagtattgtttttgatgggatctcatttctttttgtattttgtagacagcagttatgtatctagaaaactggaccgaaattgaaaaattttactcgacttggcggttgcactaccgtgcccccaaatatcatttctttttgtattttgtagacagcagttatgtatctagaaaactggaccgaaattgaaaaattttactcgacttggcggttgcactaccgtgcccccaaatattttagtttttccttgattcatacaccaaacactacttatattccaaatttgaagcttctaggtctgctagaagtgccttagagttttgatgatcggtgagtcagtgagtcagtcagtgagtcagtcagtgagtgacaaaattaagtaactttgacccgttataattcttaaactactggttcaaattgaatgaaattttaaatataccgtgtctttacaatgcctgcatagctaatgaaaattcagccttctagttttatccacaacgaagttacaggcggtcgaaaatggcctgaattgcttcgagaaaaggatggtacggccgtgccgcttttttgctcgacttggtgggggcactgccgtgcccccagatatcaGTTAGCAAAAATACTAATTAtcttttaaaagttaaaaataaagccGGTTAAGCTTCGAAGTCCCATCATTATTTGTTTTAACACTTCACTTACCTTTCTTGCCTGGTTTAATTTCTCAAGATGTGTGGAAGGAACGTATAGCGCACACAACTGACTAATAATGAGATCTTCGTTGAAAGTCACAATGTGTgacttattattgttttgtcAACATCATAATTAGGTAGATAATGACTAGGGAATACTCGTACAAGATTATGGGTTTAAAGGTTAAGTAAGATATGCGGTCCATTCGGTGGTAGGTAAGTGTGTTAttgtaatgtacctacttagataGTATGTAAAAAACAAGTGAGGTAACTTCAAGTTTGTTCGAATTTACCTTTAGTTGGTAAAACAGTATTTACTGCTAGATAATAGGTGCGTTGACACAATTGTATTACTGTAACATTGCGGCGGACTGCGTGAAGGGGCTTCCCGCTTTGTGTCTTGCCGCCTCTACTCTGTGTCGCTGAAATTTACCCAACtaaagaaaaaagtatttttaaaccaactactactactactaactAAGTAGTAACAGTGAAGTTGAAGCGTTCTGActgacaataaaaaatattgtacctAACTAGTTAGGCTTTCCCGGTGGTTTCCCAGAGCTTCttattaaaatatctttatgtCACTGGCTAAAACTTACCATAACTTACTTTTACTCTTACTTTGTCTTGCCTTCATGGTAAAAGCTGTGTCAGGAGTTTCTTCCATTTTTTAATAGGTACATCCATTTCTGGGGCCTACCTAACTTTTAAGTATTTCAGTTCATTAAATTATACATCATAATGATATGAttgcttaatttaattcaaaaagGGTTCTTTTGTTTAGAATACGTCAATAagcattataaatacaaaaaCCAACTTAAATAACACGCAAATCAACATTTATTAGTAttacagtaggtacataatttcaatttttattattctacttAACATGCCCAATAAATTAGTAAAGTAagtttaaatttttcataaataacttattttaactTACTCTCAATATTTTTGTAGCCAAAAACTTTATGCTTTGCAACTTAATGagtacaaaatattttcaaaatcatAATACAAGTTCATTTCACACATTATATCACctttttcattcattcatttatgaTCGTTATACTTAGTTAATTATTTGGATATAATCATTCCTATTACTTATgacgaatttatttcaatttcaaagAAAACTTATAATTGTCTCCAATCGCACTTAAAACATCTGAAAACATATTGAGTGCCATGTcatattgatataattttttctcGATGGCAAAGTAAATCACTAGCACTAAGTCAGTAGAGAACGCTGTGGGTTTAGACTTAGTCAAGCCAAAAATTTCAGGGGCTATTATACTTGTGCCGTTTGAGTAAACCACATATGGAACATCGTCTGCTAAAACGACTATACCTTTGATATCTATAAGTAGAGGTATTTTTATCATGACCATTTTGCTTGGATTTTTCGGTAAACCTTCAATTTTGTTTACACGCTGATCCTTCACCTGGTACACATGCTtctcattatcataataataaagattatCAAGCGTATCTAAAACTATTTCTTGAGCATTTTTTACTCGGTTATCTAAGTCGGATTTACTGCCGTTATCAGATATTTTGTATAAATCATGATTTTCAGTAAGCGCATAAATAATACCACTGCTGTTTTCTACAGCCAGCGAAATAATGCTTTCGTTCAAATTTCCATATTTAtaggctttattttctttatggTTGTACGTATATATTCCTTCTTTGCAAGCAAAATAAACTTTACCTTCTACGTCGCCATCTATGTCTTTGCCGTTGTCATGTAACTTCGTTGTACTGTTTTCAACAATAACGTACAATCCTTGATCTATTTTACTACCATCATTATTTATATCAGCTTCTAGaaaaaacacaaatattttttgcaattcTTCCTTTAACGGTAACGATGGATATATTTTAACGATGTCATGTTGTCCTTCGTGTATGGCCCTTTTTTCATCTGAATCATTATTGGTTATTGTTATACTGATACTGGCATTAATAGCAAGTATGTAATGAAGAGCTATTATAAAGATAGCTAAGGATTTCATGTTTAACCTGTAAACAAAATACTAACATTACAATTCTGCATTATCAGgacttgaatttaaaaaaatcgggAAAAGATCATGATAATtgtgcttttcatgaactttcaagggaaactataacggttaagatggatcggttagtttaagagtaatactCGTTCAACTTATATTAAAAAATCTTacgtaataaaaagaaaacattaaaaGTTACTTTAGTTTAGATGAAACAATAAATTGCTTGTTTATACGACGGGAAACTACGGAACCCAATACACTATGCGtgacacgacacgcacttggttaTACTGCTTTAAAATCACGGAAtattacttaggctgggttgcaccatcttactttaactttgacaaacgttaaaaatctgtcaaactccataaaaaacacaccggttatcgtcatagttacggtcaaagttaggtggtgcaactcagccttagtttatgTCTTCGGGAACTAATTGAGTATCGGTaagctgatttttatttaaaaattaaaaataatacacttaCCTTTCTTGCCTGGTTTAACTTCGGAAGGAGAAGTATGGAAAGAACGACCAGTAACTACTGACTGACAATGAGATCTTCGTTGAAAGTCAcaaataatttataacttacaATTACTAATTATAAAACATTACTAATATTAATGTCAACAtcataagtaggtagataatgGCTAGGCAATACAATAATGACTGACAATGAGATCTTCTTTGAAAGTCACAATTTATGACTTCTAttactaattattaaaacaatactaattaataatttgttttgttaGCATCATAATTAGGTAGATAATGGCTATAGGTAATACAATACTTAGATAATGTGTAAAAAATGAGTAGGTATCTTTAAGTTTGTTCGACGGGTCCTATAAACAACATTTTGCAGGTTTCCATCTGCAAAATGTTTgttgaaaatttaattaaaccaaATTGATTATTGCTATGTATCATAGTGGGCAATACTCAGAACACCCTGTCTAGGCCTAAGATTGGGCAATAACTCGCGGTTCCGTCCTAGACTTTGAAGGTCACAGTAAGTAGACCCTGTCTATCTGACACAGGGAGAacctcacataacccactggttcccccgggccagtgggtatgcactttcatgcatttcctgacgaaaaagaCCTGTCTAAGTGTCTAGCCCTACATAAAGCCTTTAGTCGGTAAATATTTACTGATAGATAATACTAGGTGCGTCGACACAATTGTATTAAAGTATGTTGTGAGTTCTAGCATGAGTTTAAAAATAAGcggatttttataataatattaagtaatgttaagtaggtacatattgctgttatattttttatatttatattctaCCATTATATTCTAGtctatatgaaaatatattctAAATTGGTGTTTTAACCAGGTAAGTATgtcgaccacgaccactctgcctAGAGTGTAACGAAACGATGAAGAAGAAGgggttttaataaaaatactaaatagGTGGATTACAAATTAGTAATTagcataagtaggtactacttgGTCACGTTTCGAGATAGGTATGCTAAGCAATACCAAGCATAGGTATCTACGAGTAGTTTAACCTACTTTGCGcacgtttttataatgtgttcTTATTATAGTTTTACATTTAATGAGTATTATGTATGTAACCCAAAATTAGGTAGGAACGGGTAATCTATTGCATAGTTTTGGTCACGGTTCAATTTTGCACGAGAATGAAATGTAAACTACACAGGTACTCGCATTCCAATTACTGGATGTATGTAGAGATGATTGTGTACTTGAGTCTATTGTTTGCAACCTTAATTAATGTCTACTCCGTCAATGCAATGGTAATTTGGTACTACCGTCTATTACAAATCGTATTTTGTACATGTTCGTTGAACATAAAGAGCGGTAGGTATGTTAAAAATGCGATATTAGACTCTATGAAGTCTTGTTCTCGTTCGATTGGGTCAATTTTGGTTCAAGTGAATCTGATTAGTACACGTATTGCTTAAAAATGCTTCCTTACATGGTATAAGTGACAGCGATTAACAAAAAAGTGCATCAGTATGGATAAATAGATTTTATGAATAGGGAAGATAATTTCAAAGGATTTAAGCGCAGGCTGCGTTCATGATATTAAATATAGCGTACGATTGACGGCACAtctgaaattattaaaaattaggTTAGCATCAGTGTAATTAATCGTAAAGTACATTAATTTAAGGACTAAATTATAGATTGTATGATTTTGCATTGGataataaggtacttgatacaaataaggcctacctaactttaaatgcttatattttaataaatattaacgctaatcaacaaaaacaaggttaattaacttcttccatcctttaattttagcaatattacaaaaaataacacaatttttaactaaatctctTCAAAATAAGCTTATTACGAAACCACTCATTTTGGCTTtaataaatcacctacacggaataaggcctatatgattcaaatgcctctagaccttaaaattgaggttgtattaaacaaaatgtggtcttataacattaaacacgtcgatttatttgcgttatcaaaattttacatacctagtaaacagaaatatactgtatttctctagataaacttaaattccacttattaagaattatacataaattatagataaaattaaatattcatagtaacatagtaatgattccttacatatattattgaaaaaaatatcaaaaacaaacaatattatttttttgtatagggcttattaaaacaccgtgttcgaataaggcctacacataaaaccatTTAGATAAATCACTTTAGGAAtatcatttagtcttgaatttttgtaaacaaaatgagatctctatttttattagaaccagTGCATAAAAATTCTTCTGAATCGTCTTTACGAACTCATACACAATATTTGTGATACTaccaaaagcagtcctttatggtcgcatatctgctacattgtcttcaagacaggtatgataataccagcttttattcttctttcctttagaattatacatgcgcctttttttcttattttttattgtttttattttttttttacagggtttgtaatttttttcgactctgttttctttttttttatgtgctgtcagtaacattcttattaaataaatatttagttactctttTACTAATTTAGTTTAAcgaatttgtccgtaatcaggtgttaacataagtatctaatatggcctaccatgctgaaataaggcctaggccttattaggtatctcgctcttgttgtctttaaaaatttacaaataatgcatctatagccagtagtacaaattaaggtaattattagctagtaagaaatatttagaaacgattaccaagaaaagcttaatctaaaacagcgtcattttaattaaaatttaagatgaaatcgccagatttttataagacagcacgaaatcacccaccaccttagaagaacgcgtgccaattggtgctgggatcttagatcgggacgctcttgcactctaccgggttatagggcatatgagtacgtgtccttgaagtattatcccggttggatttatttatctgtgttttctgatgcataggccttattagaacgtaggccttatttgtatcaagtaccttacatgtattgtaaaaagaaaagcgcagcgtaggacgtccaccggGTGTGGACCGATGATtttgtaaaggtagcaggaaggcgctgtatgcaAGCCGCTGTCAACCGGTCAATTGGAAGTCGTTGGGGGacgcttatgttcagcagtggacgtcctgtggctgaaatgatgaataaGAAATTGGGTACCTCTGCAAAAGTGTCCAGACATATAGTATAGAAGATGGTGCTCAAAACTAGCGGTGCCGTGGTCCTGGTCATCATCAGCAACACTGTCTTGCGAGCCCGAGTGTTCGGGTGGGTCTCCCAACCGCAGGAGTATATGGCTTCACGTAGGTAATAGCTCTgagaaaatttaaatcaatattaTAAGAAAAcccaaatcatttttttttcttctttcaatACACTATCTCTTCTTCcaatgaaaaaataatgatttcatgcAGTTAGGTACCTAGGTACAAAATTACGAGTaggttttaataaaaacaataatatttatttaacgcACCCGTTCCAAAAGATTATCGCTATAATAACACGgcatgtaaaaatgtaaaatagttGCTAcgaaaaacgaaagaaattcCATATTCAATTGCGAACGTTTTAAGTCCTgaaaatttcaataataatgttattacataaatgtcacaataataaatttaattattataacacttTACCTCAACAACCTGAAATAAGGACAATGGTAACAAAAAGGTCGTTGTCTTCATATTGTACTCAAACAATACAGTAAacttgttttttatattttctattaacctgtaatattattaatattagtcaattttaatatttttaatgataaCTAGGTACACATTATAACATTTCGACTAACCCGTACAAATCTTGCAATTTAATGTTAACGTCTTTCAACTTCTCATTGATTTCTTCTTCATTATAATTTTCTGAGAATATCTTCAATATCCTTTTGCTGAGTATATCTAACTGTCCAcaaatgtgcaataaaaatatagggACCAAGGGGTCGAATCCTATATACATTGTCGTCGCGTAGCAGCCAAACATTAAGCAAAGCACAAAAAGAAGTATAAACATAGCTGGTATGTCTTTTAGAATGTCGAGACGATCTGGATACCTCATGTCGAACATGGGAATGTACTTGAAGTCCCCTTGCCAATATGAATAACCCATCTTAAATATTGCCTTTAAGGGAAACGCGATGCTAGTTGATAGAGCCGCCAGCAGCCAATACCAACTGACTTTAGCGCCCTTCTTGGCGTACATAATCACGATTTCTTTTTCTTCCTCTTCGAAATCCATAGCTAATTTATAATCCCTGTCCACTACATTGATGAGGTTCTTCATGTATTTTTGGAAATATAGCAGAAACGAATATTTAATTGTGATTGTGA from Ostrinia nubilalis chromosome 8, ilOstNubi1.1, whole genome shotgun sequence includes the following:
- the LOC135074184 gene encoding uncharacterized protein LOC135074184 — protein: MFPKTLAPTKINRNNFKFDNMFVITAMAMFINRSHPSIPRNLFWVLQFLIILTLSTTTFLFLGNSVLLYDIPAGRYAEASKNGTMAIVAFTITIKYSFLLYFQKYMKNLINVVDRDYKLAMDFEEEEKEIVIMYAKKGAKVSWYWLLAALSTSIAFPLKAIFKMGYSYWQGDFKYIPMFDMRYPDRLDILKDIPAMFILLFVLCLMFGCYATTMYIGFDPLVPIFLLHICGQLDILSKRILKIFSENYNEEEINEKLKDVNIKLQDLYGLIENIKNKFTVLFEYNMKTTTFLLPLSLFQVVEDLKRSQLNMEFLSFFVATILHFYMPCYYSDNLLERSYYLREAIYSCGWETHPNTRARKTVLLMMTRTTAPLVLSTIFYTICLDTFAEMCRQSYAIFNIMNAACA
- the LOC135074183 gene encoding uncharacterized protein LOC135074183, which gives rise to MKFIAIFVIALHYVLAINASPTKTKNDPDEMVIYQGQHDIVKIYPSLPLMEELQKRVVFFLEADINNDGSKIDQGLYVIVENSTTKLHDNGKDIDGDAEGKVFFACKEGIYTYNRKENKAYKYGNLNEGIISLAVENSSGIIYALTKNHDLYKISDNGSKLDVDNRVKNAQEIVLDKVDNLYYYDNEKNVYQVKDQRVNKIEGLPKNPSKMVMIKIPALVADVEGIFVLADDVPYFIYSNGTSIRSPQNFGLTKTKPTAFSAEGVLVFYAAVDKKLYEFNILAKIISGVFSKIADFFNFF